The Branchiostoma floridae strain S238N-H82 chromosome 8, Bfl_VNyyK, whole genome shotgun sequence genome has a segment encoding these proteins:
- the LOC118422027 gene encoding perlucin-like protein, translating to MNVEVALLIHPVLETGCPDGYKYYHPNQLCFKAFNQQGNYDHAVATCSSDGGTLAMPWDAGINAFLIDLKNAVDKNAWFWFGLTDRVQEGKFVWADGVPLGHFEQWAPGEPNNAYGGNEHCAHYWPGPNRTNKCAF from the coding sequence atgAATGTAGAAGTTGCTCTTCTGATCCATCCTGTTCTTGAAACAGGTTGCCCAGACGGGTACAAATACTACCATCCCAACCAACTGTGCTTCAAGGCCTTCAACCAACAGGGTAACTACGACCATGCAGTTGCGACCTGTTCTTCTGATGGCGGAACTCTCGCCATGCCCTGGGATGCGGGCATCAACGCGTTCCTCATCGATCTGAAGAACGCTGTGGATAAAAACGCCTGGTTCTGGTTTGGACTGACTGACCGCGTCCAAGAGGGTAAATTTGTGTGGGCAGACGGTGTTCCTCTTGGACATTTTGAGCAGTGGGCTCCAGGAGAACCCAACAATGCGTATGGCGGCAATGAGCACTGTGCACATTATTGGCCAG